In Oryzihumus leptocrescens, the following are encoded in one genomic region:
- a CDS encoding helix-turn-helix transcriptional regulator — MRKPTTSTPVPRLLTATEVADILRLSISTVRALTIRGDIPCRRLAGRSIRYTDADLHAYIAASSDDGLAA; from the coding sequence ATGCGCAAGCCCACCACCAGCACGCCGGTCCCCCGCCTTCTCACCGCGACGGAGGTGGCCGACATCCTCCGCCTGTCCATCAGCACCGTACGGGCCCTCACGATCCGCGGCGACATCCCGTGCCGCCGCCTCGCCGGAAGGTCCATCCGCTACACCGACGCGGACCTCCACGCGTACATCGCCGCCAGCAGCGACGACGGACTGGCAGCCTGA
- a CDS encoding transglycosylase family protein, with amino-acid sequence MHYAPRHARRYTPRHAAPQGVNKSRVAGVAIAGAASVTTGVAVAGPAQASSVWDSVAACESGGNWAINTGNGYYGGLQFTQSTWVAYGGARYASRADQASREEQITVAQRVLAAQGPGAWPVCSRKAGLTRANGGTATVEASRSMARTALPAAPMPQKPAVNHARVAVSGSIGSSTVRSIQRWVGTTQDGILGPITTAALQRKVGATPDGVIGPQTVRALQRHIHARQDGARSLNAPTVRALQSWLNGHR; translated from the coding sequence ATGCACTACGCCCCCCGGCACGCCCGTCGGTACACCCCGCGGCACGCCGCCCCGCAGGGTGTCAACAAGTCTCGTGTGGCCGGTGTCGCCATCGCCGGCGCCGCCTCCGTCACCACCGGTGTCGCGGTGGCCGGCCCCGCGCAGGCCTCCTCCGTCTGGGACTCCGTGGCCGCGTGTGAGAGTGGCGGCAACTGGGCGATCAACACCGGCAACGGCTACTACGGCGGGCTGCAGTTCACCCAGAGCACCTGGGTCGCCTACGGCGGCGCCCGCTACGCCTCGCGCGCCGACCAGGCCAGCCGCGAGGAGCAGATCACCGTCGCCCAGCGCGTGCTCGCCGCACAGGGCCCGGGCGCGTGGCCGGTGTGCAGCCGCAAGGCCGGCCTCACCCGCGCCAACGGCGGCACGGCCACGGTCGAGGCGTCCCGGTCGATGGCGCGCACGGCGCTGCCCGCGGCCCCGATGCCCCAGAAGCCGGCCGTCAACCACGCGCGCGTCGCCGTGAGCGGCTCCATCGGCTCGTCCACCGTCCGGTCGATCCAGCGCTGGGTCGGCACCACGCAGGACGGGATCCTCGGCCCGATCACCACGGCCGCCCTGCAGCGCAAGGTCGGTGCCACGCCGGACGGCGTCATCGGGCCTCAGACGGTGCGCGCGCTCCAGCGCCACATCCACGCGCGCCAGGACGGTGCCCGCTCGCTCAACGCACCCACGGTGCGCGCGCTGCAGAGCTGGCTCAACGGCCACCGCTGA
- a CDS encoding threonine/serine ThrE exporter family protein translates to MTDPDPATSRPDPTAPRPDPNAPQPGVTQHRGRPRIWRGEELTEPMPLSASLRRTPYRNPRRMEAPAEEQTVRTALELAVRAGELMLRCGGSARDVESSIVAVATSAGLERLEVDITNQSLLVQCVSPSGQLHTLLRVVRSTSRDFARLAALHEFVEALVAGRIDLRQATARLRQIRRHPRFWPRWAITLSYGVLAGSVALKLGASVPAVALALLSAMLVDRVGRVLASRGLPSFYLSAVGGAIATAVAWGAFVLGRSGALDLTRADSAYIVAGGIVVLLPGRAMVSSVEDAITGYPVTGAGRLFTVGLTAAGIITGVAAALSVTVRLDQAFGLGASLPKISVEGAGVALPVLVVAGAVGAVASAIAQRTRRKLLVPTAVLGGLGTLVTGVVHQTFGLGQLTALTIACVLIGFGGRLVALRMGAPGLVLVVPAVGPLLPGLTIFRGMSLLVSGSVIGQGGASTAAGLTILLGAGAAALAIATGVVLGDLMASPFDRQIVRQRRARLR, encoded by the coding sequence ATGACCGACCCGGATCCCGCCACATCCCGACCGGATCCCACCGCGCCGCGGCCCGACCCGAACGCCCCGCAACCCGGGGTGACCCAGCACCGTGGACGGCCCCGCATCTGGCGCGGGGAGGAGCTCACCGAGCCGATGCCGCTGTCCGCGTCGCTGCGCCGCACGCCGTACCGCAACCCGCGCCGGATGGAGGCGCCTGCCGAGGAGCAGACGGTGCGCACCGCGCTGGAGCTGGCGGTGCGGGCCGGCGAGCTGATGCTGCGCTGCGGCGGCAGCGCCCGCGACGTGGAGTCGAGCATCGTGGCCGTCGCGACCTCCGCGGGCCTGGAGCGGCTCGAGGTCGACATCACCAACCAGAGCCTGCTGGTGCAGTGCGTCTCGCCCTCGGGCCAGCTGCACACCCTGCTGCGGGTGGTCCGCTCGACCAGCCGCGACTTCGCCCGGCTGGCGGCCCTGCACGAGTTCGTCGAGGCCCTCGTCGCCGGCCGCATCGACCTGCGCCAGGCCACCGCGCGGCTGCGCCAGATCCGCCGGCACCCGCGGTTCTGGCCGCGGTGGGCGATCACCTTGTCCTACGGCGTGCTCGCCGGGTCGGTCGCGCTGAAGCTGGGCGCCAGCGTGCCGGCGGTGGCCCTGGCCCTGCTGTCGGCGATGCTGGTCGACCGGGTCGGGCGGGTCCTCGCCTCGCGCGGGCTGCCCTCGTTCTACCTGTCGGCCGTGGGTGGGGCGATCGCCACCGCGGTCGCGTGGGGAGCGTTCGTGCTCGGGCGCAGCGGTGCGCTGGACCTGACCCGGGCGGACAGCGCGTACATCGTGGCCGGCGGCATCGTCGTGCTGCTGCCCGGTCGCGCCATGGTCTCCTCGGTCGAGGACGCGATCACCGGCTACCCCGTGACCGGCGCCGGCCGGCTGTTCACCGTCGGGCTGACCGCCGCCGGCATCATCACCGGTGTCGCCGCAGCCCTGTCGGTCACCGTGCGCCTGGACCAGGCCTTCGGGCTGGGGGCGTCGCTGCCGAAGATCTCCGTCGAGGGCGCCGGGGTCGCGCTGCCCGTGCTGGTCGTCGCCGGTGCGGTCGGTGCCGTGGCCTCTGCGATCGCCCAACGGACCCGGCGCAAGCTGCTGGTGCCCACCGCGGTGCTCGGTGGCCTCGGCACGCTCGTCACCGGGGTGGTGCACCAGACGTTCGGGCTGGGGCAGCTGACCGCGCTGACCATCGCGTGCGTGCTCATCGGCTTCGGCGGTCGCCTGGTGGCCCTGCGCATGGGCGCGCCGGGCCTCGTCCTGGTGGTGCCCGCCGTCGGCCCGCTGCTGCCCGGTCTGACCATCTTCCGTGGCATGTCGTTGCTCGTGTCCGGCTCGGTCATCGGCCAGGGGGGCGCCTCGACGGCGGCCGGCCTGACGATCCTGCTCGGGGCCGGCGCCGCCGCCCTGGCCATCGCGACCGGCGTCGTCCTGGGGGACCTGATGGCCTCGCCGTTCGACCGGCAGATCGTGCGACAGCGCCGGGCCCGGCTGCGCTGA
- a CDS encoding AAA family ATPase, producing the protein MAGVAIAFLALRIVAHLVHVVPGALSIGFAALGAVAVLVIPRYDARVSSGPTTLLVGLADLAVWGALLTAALTVPTGPAALVGAPLAYLGIGAVAAFAARTLRMHALSGSGVAFALDAWGAASDNRRTAAVLTAAGGALVGTLLALTHALPIGNAIPGALIAMMPALRGVGPARRRSRTRQAVSAALSGLWTVAGNGTTPWSRYQVDRHTSPARVTAWDRETPTKIEFPLPPERVDGDQDAKAQDINRRLGELRWGSWAVAWDNARHRAVLTPRTIPTMAAYPGSRDLPWSSIPLGVGDDGEVIWDLTILPHALVAGPTGSGKSVVQRMMLFHAIQRPDEWQVVGVDPKRVELAAYEQYENVLKIARDLEDGVDAIQRVRDEMMRRFEEMEAAGVNHADRLPAPPRALMLMIDETFNLLAPEGVKTEEGKERDALHGRASALLGEIARLGRAAKVHAVLATQRPDSKVLSGELKNNLDCRIAAGRMDSTPSLMVLDAADAADLPKVKGRGLIRRGGELSEFQGYFAEPTWIDEWLAGAHRTAPASPTPSVAARGSRRVAGPTSGITTLSRGETPSPDLGDLDALVPALTFDNVGGYEAVKAELEQTVGMALRESDAAAAYGVETGGVLLYGPPGTGKTYLAEALAGTLGVRFLKVSVGDLTGPYVGDKAAKVRAAVDAAILAAPSILLIDEIDAVAGRRDDETSGEGRAGVNEILVQLDRARQTPGVVVMATTNELSRLDPAVIRDGRMSARIRIDLPDVDARASILTASLAGRPAGSIDVSLVAQRTPGFTAATLNAVVDAAARNAMAEGRRPIATDDLVEAIKARGGQDRPTVEGAGLDSLVLTADTEQHLRQVLALMSDPDRARAYGIEPPTGLLLEGPPGTGKTSIARALAAEARTSFYPISPGEWTSKWQGESERQVREVFERARTNAPSIVFIDEIDSIGGARGENDSNGSSRILTSLLAEMDGFASAAAGHSLVFVIGATNRAEVLDPALTRPGRLSRSVHIGLPDGDARAALLDRLTAQMPLAEDVDLAHLASATAGLSPAEMKGLCEVAALEAFGAGQAGSEPLVSASAFERALNSLGRPQQRNTEGLDWLSAVDDGAVRV; encoded by the coding sequence GTGGCAGGTGTTGCCATCGCCTTCCTCGCCCTCCGCATCGTGGCCCACCTCGTCCACGTCGTGCCGGGCGCGCTCTCCATCGGATTCGCTGCGCTGGGCGCTGTCGCCGTCTTGGTCATCCCCCGGTACGACGCCCGAGTCTCATCCGGGCCAACCACGCTGCTCGTGGGGCTCGCGGACCTCGCGGTCTGGGGCGCCCTTCTCACCGCCGCACTCACGGTCCCAACGGGCCCAGCCGCCCTCGTCGGCGCGCCCCTGGCCTACCTCGGCATCGGCGCCGTGGCAGCGTTCGCGGCACGAACGCTTCGAATGCACGCTCTCTCAGGCTCTGGCGTTGCCTTCGCGCTGGACGCTTGGGGGGCTGCCAGTGACAACCGGCGAACCGCGGCCGTCCTCACAGCGGCCGGTGGGGCGCTTGTCGGCACCCTGCTCGCCCTGACCCACGCCCTGCCCATCGGGAACGCCATCCCGGGGGCACTCATCGCGATGATGCCTGCGCTCCGCGGGGTAGGGCCCGCACGCCGCCGGTCTCGCACCCGGCAGGCGGTCAGCGCCGCGCTGTCAGGGCTGTGGACCGTGGCAGGGAACGGGACCACACCGTGGTCCCGCTACCAGGTCGACCGTCACACGTCGCCCGCTCGCGTGACCGCCTGGGACCGCGAGACTCCAACGAAAATCGAGTTCCCGCTGCCGCCGGAGCGCGTCGACGGCGACCAGGACGCCAAGGCGCAGGACATCAACCGTCGCCTCGGCGAACTCCGGTGGGGCTCGTGGGCGGTGGCCTGGGACAACGCCAGGCACCGCGCCGTCCTGACGCCGCGGACGATCCCGACGATGGCCGCCTACCCCGGCTCGCGAGACCTGCCTTGGTCGTCCATCCCGCTGGGAGTGGGCGACGACGGGGAAGTCATCTGGGACCTGACGATCCTCCCCCACGCGTTGGTCGCCGGGCCCACGGGCAGCGGCAAGTCGGTGGTGCAGCGAATGATGCTCTTCCACGCGATTCAGCGCCCTGACGAGTGGCAGGTTGTCGGCGTCGACCCCAAGCGCGTCGAACTCGCGGCCTACGAGCAGTACGAGAACGTCCTCAAGATCGCGCGGGACCTGGAGGACGGTGTGGACGCGATCCAGCGGGTGCGCGACGAGATGATGCGCCGCTTCGAGGAGATGGAAGCCGCCGGGGTAAACCACGCCGACCGGCTCCCCGCGCCGCCGCGCGCCCTGATGCTGATGATCGACGAGACCTTCAACCTCCTTGCCCCCGAGGGCGTGAAGACCGAAGAGGGCAAAGAACGGGACGCGCTCCACGGCCGCGCATCTGCGCTCCTCGGGGAGATCGCCCGACTTGGCCGAGCGGCGAAGGTCCACGCCGTGCTGGCGACTCAGCGCCCCGACAGCAAGGTGCTCTCCGGCGAACTCAAGAACAACCTGGACTGCCGCATCGCGGCCGGGCGAATGGACTCCACCCCGTCCCTGATGGTGCTTGACGCAGCCGATGCTGCGGATCTTCCGAAGGTCAAGGGCCGCGGGCTCATTCGCCGAGGCGGGGAGTTGAGCGAGTTCCAGGGGTACTTCGCGGAACCGACTTGGATCGACGAGTGGCTGGCGGGTGCGCACCGCACCGCGCCCGCTTCCCCTACCCCGTCCGTTGCCGCACGCGGTTCCCGCCGTGTGGCCGGGCCCACCTCGGGAATCACCACTCTCAGCCGCGGCGAGACGCCTTCGCCTGATCTGGGGGACCTCGATGCGCTCGTTCCCGCCCTGACCTTCGACAACGTAGGCGGCTACGAAGCCGTGAAGGCGGAACTGGAGCAGACCGTCGGAATGGCCCTGCGCGAGTCCGACGCGGCTGCTGCGTACGGCGTCGAGACCGGTGGCGTGCTCCTATACGGACCTCCCGGCACCGGCAAGACGTACTTGGCTGAGGCGTTGGCAGGCACGCTTGGCGTGCGCTTCCTGAAGGTATCGGTGGGTGACCTGACAGGGCCCTACGTCGGTGACAAGGCGGCGAAGGTGCGCGCGGCCGTGGACGCCGCGATCTTGGCTGCGCCCAGCATCCTGCTCATTGACGAGATCGACGCTGTCGCCGGTCGTCGCGACGATGAAACGAGCGGCGAGGGCCGCGCGGGCGTCAACGAGATCCTGGTTCAGTTGGACCGCGCTCGTCAGACCCCCGGCGTCGTCGTGATGGCGACAACCAACGAGTTGTCGCGGCTGGACCCGGCAGTTATCCGCGACGGCCGGATGTCGGCACGCATCAGGATCGACCTGCCCGATGTTGATGCAAGGGCCAGCATCCTGACTGCGTCCCTGGCTGGGCGCCCCGCGGGCTCGATCGACGTGTCGTTGGTCGCGCAGCGCACCCCCGGGTTCACGGCTGCCACTTTGAACGCCGTCGTGGACGCTGCAGCGCGCAACGCGATGGCAGAGGGGCGCCGCCCGATCGCCACCGACGACCTGGTCGAGGCGATCAAGGCTCGCGGCGGTCAGGACCGCCCAACCGTCGAGGGCGCGGGGCTCGACAGCCTCGTCTTGACGGCCGACACCGAGCAGCACCTCCGCCAGGTACTGGCGCTGATGTCGGACCCGGACCGAGCCCGGGCGTACGGGATCGAACCGCCCACCGGGCTCCTACTCGAAGGTCCGCCCGGCACCGGCAAGACCTCCATTGCTCGTGCTCTGGCAGCGGAGGCTCGGACTTCCTTCTACCCAATCTCGCCCGGTGAGTGGACCTCGAAGTGGCAGGGCGAAAGTGAGCGGCAGGTGCGAGAGGTGTTCGAGCGAGCCCGCACGAACGCCCCGTCCATCGTCTTCATCGATGAGATCGACTCCATCGGCGGTGCCCGTGGCGAAAACGATTCCAACGGCTCATCCCGCATCTTGACCAGCCTGCTCGCCGAAATGGACGGCTTCGCATCGGCCGCTGCTGGCCACTCGCTCGTGTTCGTGATCGGCGCGACCAACCGTGCCGAGGTACTCGACCCTGCGCTGACTCGGCCGGGACGCCTGTCCCGCTCGGTGCACATCGGACTGCCCGACGGGGACGCCCGGGCTGCCCTGCTCGACCGTCTGACCGCCCAGATGCCTCTGGCCGAGGACGTGGACCTGGCGCACCTCGCGTCGGCCACGGCAGGTCTCTCCCCCGCCGAGATGAAGGGGCTTTGCGAGGTGGCAGCGTTGGAAGCCTTTGGCGCGGGCCAGGCCGGGTCCGAGCCGTTGGTCTCGGCTAGCGCGTTCGAGCGAGCACTCAACAGTCTCGGACGGCCGCAACAGCGGAACACGGAAGGGCTGGACTGGCTCTCGGCCGTGGATGATGGCGCCGTTCGGGTGTAA
- a CDS encoding tyrosine-type recombinase/integrase, with amino-acid sequence MRVRAITRQDVKAWDTWLKTTPNAKGNPRGPDIRRNCHALLHSALGYAVDEGLIGTNPAEGIRQRHRTKRSQAAKAVERTPLPSADTVNAVVRALPHRADRLLLLLLAWSGPRLSEATALPRVGALSRTTPNVRFERVAVKPVGKPWTIEPLKTGLARDVPIPTGLWRLLLSHQDSLSAPTRGRWDVLFPSRPASGRHRQGPGFWTRESWRDVWSQVLPPKATEDGDQDPGAREEDAANADPQRQALAVWTVRALRPYAASVLYAAGAPATDAQEMLGHRTLGTTLGYYLRAVPEVKKDNAAEAIRLNADLTMPQRLDQLWDLWVARYGDPLEGAI; translated from the coding sequence ATGCGCGTCCGTGCCATCACCCGGCAGGACGTCAAGGCGTGGGACACCTGGCTCAAGACAACCCCGAACGCCAAGGGGAATCCCCGCGGACCCGACATCCGGCGAAACTGTCACGCGCTGCTGCACTCTGCACTCGGCTACGCCGTCGACGAGGGCCTCATCGGCACCAACCCGGCCGAGGGCATCCGCCAGCGCCACCGGACCAAGCGTTCTCAGGCCGCCAAAGCCGTCGAGCGGACTCCGCTGCCGTCGGCGGACACCGTCAACGCCGTCGTGCGTGCGCTGCCTCACCGAGCCGACAGGCTCCTGCTCCTGCTCCTTGCGTGGTCAGGTCCCCGCCTGTCTGAGGCAACCGCCCTGCCCCGCGTTGGCGCCCTCAGCCGCACCACACCGAACGTGCGCTTCGAGCGAGTCGCGGTCAAGCCGGTCGGCAAGCCGTGGACGATTGAACCGCTCAAAACCGGCCTCGCCAGGGACGTCCCCATCCCAACGGGTCTGTGGCGCCTGCTCCTGTCCCACCAGGACAGCCTCAGCGCCCCGACCCGCGGGCGCTGGGATGTTCTGTTCCCCAGCCGACCAGCCTCTGGACGGCACCGCCAGGGTCCCGGCTTCTGGACGCGTGAGTCGTGGCGCGACGTCTGGAGCCAGGTCCTTCCCCCGAAGGCCACCGAGGACGGGGACCAGGATCCCGGAGCGCGAGAAGAGGACGCGGCGAATGCGGACCCGCAGCGCCAGGCCCTCGCTGTGTGGACCGTACGCGCACTCCGTCCCTACGCAGCGTCGGTCCTGTACGCCGCTGGTGCACCAGCGACGGACGCCCAGGAAATGCTCGGACACAGGACGCTCGGCACGACCCTCGGGTACTACCTGCGGGCGGTGCCGGAGGTCAAGAAGGACAACGCCGCCGAGGCCATCCGACTGAACGCGGACCTCACGATGCCGCAGCGCCTCGACCAACTGTGGGACCTCTGGGTGGCCAGGTACGGCGACCCCCTGGAAGGTGCGATCTGA